One stretch of Pseudoramibacter sp. DNA includes these proteins:
- a CDS encoding sensor histidine kinase: protein MKREKRLSHKLFQSIAWTAVIILAAALVILIPTLSKSFSDSRKHYLKETALVVRQAMNQNPDSRMAYLKKAGKKSSFRMTWIAKDGKVLYDNEADAPKMVNHKNRPEVRTAMKQGEGTASRFSKTLSESTDYCAMRLNDGSVIRLAQTRLSTFGVFGQSASIIAFLICAVVAIAFFMAGQEAKSVVDPIINLNIKEPLDNDTYEELMPLLQRLNLQHQHIEQQFEMLKKQQNELEAITSSMRDGLVIISHTGKVLSVNDAARQFFGLYQDRDPKNMTYLHLDHNLDFLKLIRKAMSGESSEMNCKRAGRYYQLIAGPGETDGGIYGAVLFIIDETDRQSAERLRREFTANVSHELKTPLTSILGYAEIIGNGIADPDDVPKLSQKIIEESKRLLKLISDILRLSQLDEMATDEKMEPVDLASVSKQVVHDLEEKAKKNNVSLEVSGSAAPIQGMGTTLYEMIYNLIDNAIAYNRKDGWVKVAVSEDAEETRVAISDSGIGIALDDQPRIYERFFRADPSHSKATGGTGLGLSIVKHGAMMHHATIDLDSELGKGSTFTIRFPKMPE, encoded by the coding sequence ATGAAGAGAGAAAAAAGATTATCCCATAAGCTTTTTCAGAGCATTGCCTGGACGGCGGTGATCATTCTGGCAGCTGCCCTTGTGATCCTCATTCCGACGCTCTCGAAAAGCTTTTCGGATTCCAGAAAGCATTACCTCAAAGAGACCGCTCTCGTGGTGCGTCAGGCGATGAATCAGAATCCCGACAGCCGCATGGCCTATCTCAAAAAAGCCGGGAAAAAGTCCAGCTTTCGGATGACGTGGATCGCGAAGGACGGTAAAGTTCTGTACGACAACGAAGCAGACGCGCCGAAAATGGTTAACCATAAAAACCGGCCGGAAGTGAGAACGGCCATGAAGCAGGGAGAAGGAACCGCTTCGCGGTTCTCCAAGACCCTGTCGGAATCGACGGATTACTGCGCCATGCGTCTCAATGACGGCAGCGTCATCCGCCTTGCCCAGACCCGTCTGTCGACCTTCGGCGTCTTTGGCCAGTCGGCGTCGATCATTGCCTTTTTGATCTGCGCAGTGGTGGCCATCGCCTTTTTCATGGCCGGGCAGGAAGCCAAATCCGTGGTGGACCCGATCATCAATCTCAACATCAAAGAACCCCTGGACAACGACACCTACGAAGAACTCATGCCCCTGCTCCAGCGCCTTAATCTCCAGCATCAGCACATCGAGCAGCAGTTTGAGATGCTTAAAAAACAGCAGAATGAATTGGAGGCCATTACCTCTTCGATGCGTGACGGTCTGGTGATCATCAGCCATACGGGAAAGGTCTTGAGCGTCAACGACGCGGCGCGGCAGTTCTTCGGCCTGTACCAAGACCGCGATCCCAAGAACATGACCTATCTCCATCTGGATCACAACCTGGATTTCCTGAAGCTGATCCGCAAAGCGATGTCCGGGGAGTCCTCGGAAATGAACTGCAAGCGGGCCGGCCGCTACTACCAGCTTATCGCCGGGCCCGGAGAAACCGACGGCGGCATCTACGGTGCGGTGCTGTTCATCATTGACGAAACCGATCGCCAGTCGGCGGAACGGCTGCGCCGGGAATTCACGGCAAACGTGTCCCACGAGCTCAAAACCCCGCTGACGTCGATCCTCGGCTACGCGGAAATCATCGGCAACGGCATCGCCGATCCCGACGATGTCCCGAAACTGTCCCAGAAAATCATCGAAGAGTCCAAACGTCTGTTAAAGCTCATCTCGGATATTTTAAGACTGTCCCAGCTCGACGAAATGGCCACCGACGAAAAAATGGAACCGGTCGACCTCGCGAGCGTCTCGAAACAAGTTGTTCACGACCTCGAAGAAAAGGCGAAGAAAAACAACGTGTCCCTGGAAGTTTCCGGCAGCGCCGCCCCGATCCAGGGGATGGGCACGACTTTGTACGAAATGATCTACAACCTCATCGACAACGCCATCGCCTACAACCGGAAAGACGGCTGGGTCAAAGTTGCGGTGTCTGAAGACGCCGAAGAGACCCGGGTCGCCATCTCAGATTCCGGCATCGGCATCGCTCTCGACGACCAGCCCCGGATTTACGAACGGTTTTTCCGGGCGGACCCGAGCCACAGCAAGGCGACCGGGGGGACCGGCCTCGGCCTGTCCATCGTCAAGCACGGCGCCATGATGCACCACGCGACGATTGATTTGGATTCGGAATTGGGCAAAGGTTCGACGTTTACGATCCGCTTTCCGAAAATGCCCGAATAA
- a CDS encoding GntR family transcriptional regulator yields the protein MKWHIDVHQPIYPQLLRQMERRILAGEYAPGEKLKSVRDLAEEAGVNPNTMQRAMRDLEQSGLVHARRTLGRFVTEDTALIAQNRHKLAEKTMQTFLIQMKEMGFSSEQAIDQLRLFIQDREQPSDGGKEKSLEGENHE from the coding sequence GTGAAATGGCACATTGACGTTCATCAGCCGATTTATCCCCAGCTGCTCCGCCAGATGGAACGGCGCATTCTGGCCGGGGAGTACGCGCCCGGCGAGAAGCTGAAATCCGTCCGGGATCTGGCCGAGGAAGCTGGGGTCAACCCCAACACCATGCAGCGGGCGATGCGCGATTTGGAGCAGTCCGGCCTGGTCCATGCCAGGCGAACCCTGGGGCGGTTTGTGACCGAGGACACAGCGCTGATTGCGCAAAACCGGCACAAACTGGCAGAGAAGACGATGCAGACTTTTTTGATCCAGATGAAGGAAATGGGCTTTTCGTCAGAACAGGCTATCGATCAGCTTCGGCTTTTTATTCAGGATCGCGAACAGCCGTCAGACGGCGGAAAAGAAAAATCATTAGAAGGAGAAAACCATGAGTGA
- a CDS encoding ABC transporter ATP-binding protein encodes MSEILNCRGLTKRYSGKLALDHLDLSLESGRVVGLLGPNGSGKTTLLKIAAGLLTPTSGSLLIDGKEPGKGTKAVVSYLPDRQAVAPEMRVAALIQKFSDFFTDFDADQAETLLKDMAIDLNLRMKEMSKGMADKVQIVLAMSRKARLYLLDEPIGGVDPAARERILKTIIANYNPEATVIIATHLITDVEPVLDDIVFLKDGQAVLHQDADTLREKYDESVDERFKEVFSC; translated from the coding sequence ATGAGTGAAATCTTAAACTGCAGGGGACTGACCAAGCGTTACAGCGGGAAGCTGGCGCTGGATCACCTGGATCTCTCCCTGGAAAGCGGGAGAGTCGTCGGTCTTTTGGGGCCAAACGGCAGCGGCAAAACGACGCTTCTTAAAATTGCGGCGGGGCTCTTGACTCCGACCTCGGGCAGCCTGCTTATCGACGGGAAAGAACCGGGCAAAGGGACAAAAGCAGTCGTCTCTTATCTGCCGGACCGGCAGGCCGTGGCGCCGGAGATGCGGGTCGCTGCGCTGATTCAAAAATTTTCGGATTTCTTCACCGATTTTGATGCTGACCAGGCGGAAACCCTGCTCAAAGACATGGCCATCGATTTAAACCTCAGGATGAAGGAAATGTCCAAGGGGATGGCGGACAAGGTGCAGATCGTCCTCGCCATGAGCCGAAAAGCCCGGCTGTATTTATTAGACGAACCCATCGGCGGCGTCGACCCGGCGGCCCGGGAACGGATTTTAAAAACCATCATCGCCAACTACAATCCCGAAGCCACGGTGATCATCGCCACCCACCTCATCACTGACGTGGAACCGGTGCTCGACGACATCGTCTTCCTCAAAGACGGCCAGGCGGTCCTGCATCAGGATGCCGACACCCTTCGGGAAAAATACGACGAATCGGTGGATGAAAGATTCAAGGAGGTGTTCTCATGTTAG
- the pstA gene encoding phosphate ABC transporter permease PstA: protein MSNQTPHGKGEAKVLKALVWAAGIITMAVLLVIVLTVLINGLPHIKPSLFSIHYNTKNVSLFPAMINTLTMVGLSLLFAAPIGIFSAVYLAEYAKRGSKFVAFIRLTSETLTGIPSIIFGIFGMLMFVDACHMGYSMLAGALTLALMILPVIMRATEEALHAVPDSYREGSFGLGAGKLRTIFKIVLPAATPGILAGVILGVGRVVGETAALIYTAGTVAQIPKNIMGSGRTLAVHMYSLWTEGMNVDQSYATAVVLLVVVIILNLISDLIAKKVNKANQ, encoded by the coding sequence ATTTCAAATCAAACACCCCATGGCAAAGGAGAGGCTAAAGTCTTAAAGGCCCTCGTCTGGGCGGCGGGCATCATCACCATGGCCGTGCTGCTCGTCATCGTGCTGACGGTTCTCATCAACGGTCTTCCGCACATCAAGCCCAGCCTGTTCTCGATTCACTACAACACGAAGAACGTGTCCCTGTTCCCGGCCATGATCAACACGCTGACGATGGTGGGGCTGTCCCTGCTGTTCGCCGCGCCGATCGGCATTTTCTCAGCCGTTTACCTGGCGGAATACGCCAAACGGGGCAGCAAGTTCGTCGCCTTTATCCGGCTGACGTCTGAAACCCTGACCGGGATTCCGTCCATCATCTTCGGGATCTTCGGGATGCTGATGTTCGTCGACGCCTGCCACATGGGCTACTCCATGCTCGCCGGTGCATTGACCCTGGCCCTGATGATCCTGCCGGTCATCATGCGGGCCACAGAAGAAGCTCTGCACGCGGTTCCCGACAGCTACCGGGAAGGCAGCTTCGGCCTCGGCGCCGGCAAACTGCGCACCATCTTCAAGATCGTGCTGCCTGCCGCGACACCGGGTATTTTAGCCGGGGTTATCCTCGGGGTCGGCCGTGTGGTCGGCGAAACCGCCGCTTTGATCTACACCGCCGGGACCGTCGCCCAGATTCCGAAAAACATCATGGGCTCCGGCAGAACCCTGGCCGTTCACATGTACAGCCTGTGGACAGAAGGGATGAATGTCGACCAGTCCTACGCGACCGCTGTCGTCCTGTTGGTCGTCGTGATTATTTTGAATCTGATTTCCGATTTAATTGCGAAAAAAGTCAACAAAGCCAATCAATAA
- a CDS encoding IS1182 family transposase, protein MLTKNSENKRSQPQIISIDDLVPEDHLLRLIDKAIDWSFIYDLVEDKYCLDNGRPSMDPVTLIKLPIIQYLYGIPSMRKTIEEIKVNVAYRWFLGLDLTDPVPHFSTFSKNYTRRFAGTDLFEQIFMHILSECMKQNFIDTEHIFIDGTHVKARANRHKTKQKLVQKSAVFYEKQLKEEIALDRKAHHKKPFKDRDNHDQKPPTGKTGGSTKEIKVSTTDPESGWFHKGEHKQVFAYNIQTACDKYGWILGYSVDAGNVHDSRAFYALYQKINVLRPKYLIADAGYKIPAIAKLLTDNGITPVFPYKRPMTKKGFFKKYEYAYDEYYDCYICPNNQVLKYATTNREGYKEYKSNPQICKTCPYLSQCTASKNHVKVVSRHVWQEYLDNCEDIRHSLHLKGLYGKRKETIERIFGTAKEFHGFRYTQMYGKARMKMKVGLTFACMNLKKMARRLSKKEKDRLNYFLSYYQNIKNRIRVFFECGLSTVCNVLI, encoded by the coding sequence ATGCTTACAAAGAACAGTGAAAACAAACGAAGCCAGCCACAAATTATTTCCATTGATGATCTCGTTCCAGAAGATCACTTGCTGCGTTTAATAGACAAAGCCATCGACTGGTCATTTATCTATGATCTGGTCGAAGATAAATATTGTCTGGATAATGGGCGTCCCAGCATGGATCCTGTTACACTGATAAAACTTCCAATCATCCAGTATCTGTACGGGATCCCCAGTATGCGCAAAACCATTGAAGAAATCAAAGTAAACGTGGCATACCGATGGTTTTTAGGATTGGATCTAACAGATCCGGTTCCACACTTTTCCACTTTTAGTAAAAACTATACCAGACGATTTGCCGGAACAGATTTGTTCGAACAAATTTTTATGCATATTTTGTCCGAATGCATGAAACAGAACTTTATTGATACAGAGCATATTTTTATAGACGGTACCCATGTTAAGGCACGTGCCAACCGTCATAAGACAAAGCAAAAGCTTGTTCAAAAGTCAGCAGTATTCTATGAAAAGCAGTTAAAAGAAGAAATAGCCTTAGACCGGAAAGCGCACCATAAAAAGCCGTTTAAAGATCGGGATAATCATGATCAAAAACCGCCGACAGGCAAAACAGGCGGCAGCACAAAAGAGATCAAAGTCAGTACGACGGACCCGGAAAGCGGCTGGTTTCACAAAGGCGAACACAAACAGGTCTTTGCCTACAATATTCAAACAGCATGTGATAAATATGGCTGGATATTAGGTTATAGCGTCGATGCTGGCAATGTTCATGACAGCCGCGCCTTTTACGCACTTTATCAAAAGATAAATGTCCTGCGCCCTAAATATCTTATTGCAGATGCCGGTTATAAAATACCAGCCATCGCAAAATTATTAACAGACAACGGCATTACACCCGTTTTCCCGTATAAGCGGCCCATGACGAAAAAAGGATTTTTTAAAAAATATGAATACGCCTATGATGAATACTATGACTGTTATATATGTCCAAACAATCAGGTCTTAAAATATGCAACAACCAATAGAGAAGGCTATAAAGAATATAAAAGCAATCCTCAAATCTGTAAAACCTGTCCTTACTTAAGCCAGTGTACGGCCAGTAAGAATCATGTTAAAGTCGTCAGCCGCCATGTCTGGCAGGAATATCTTGATAATTGTGAAGATATCAGGCATTCCCTTCATTTAAAAGGTCTTTACGGTAAACGAAAAGAAACAATCGAACGTATTTTTGGCACGGCAAAAGAATTTCATGGCTTCAGATACACACAGATGTATGGCAAAGCACGGATGAAAATGAAAGTCGGGCTTACTTTTGCGTGTATGAATTTAAAGAAAATGGCAAGGCGATTATCAAAGAAAGAGAAAGATCGGCTTAATTATTTTTTGAGTTATTATCAGAATATAAAAAACCGCATCCGAGTATTTTTCGAATGCGGTTTGTCGACGGTCTGTAACGTCCTCATTTGA
- the pstB gene encoding phosphate ABC transporter ATP-binding protein PstB, translating to MASKDMNVYYGDFHALKDINLNFPEHAITALIGPSGCGKSTYLKSLNRMNDLVEGCKITGSITLDGVDIYHDIDVNILRKRVGMVFQHPNPFPMSIYDNIAYGPRTHGIKNKGQLDDIVEDSLRKAAIWDELKDRLKKNALGLSGGQQQRLCIARALAVEPEVLLMDEATSALDPISTGKIEDLALDLKEKYTIIIVTHSMQQATRISDKTAFFLLGDMVEFGDTQQIFSNPKDERTERYVTGRFG from the coding sequence ATGGCATCGAAAGATATGAATGTCTATTACGGCGACTTCCACGCGCTGAAAGACATCAATCTCAACTTCCCGGAACACGCGATCACCGCGCTGATCGGGCCTTCCGGATGCGGCAAATCGACGTATCTGAAATCCCTGAACCGGATGAACGACCTCGTCGAAGGCTGCAAAATCACAGGCTCTATTACTTTGGACGGTGTGGATATCTATCACGATATCGATGTGAACATTCTGAGAAAACGGGTCGGCATGGTGTTCCAGCACCCCAATCCGTTCCCGATGAGCATTTACGACAACATCGCCTACGGTCCGAGAACCCACGGCATCAAAAACAAAGGCCAGCTGGACGACATTGTGGAAGATTCTCTCCGCAAAGCCGCCATCTGGGATGAACTCAAAGACCGTCTGAAGAAGAACGCCTTAGGCCTCTCCGGCGGCCAGCAGCAGCGTCTGTGCATCGCCCGCGCCCTGGCGGTGGAACCGGAAGTGCTGCTTATGGACGAAGCGACCTCCGCATTGGACCCGATCTCAACGGGGAAAATCGAAGACCTCGCCTTGGATTTAAAAGAAAAATACACCATCATCATCGTCACCCACAGTATGCAGCAGGCGACCCGTATCTCCGACAAGACCGCTTTCTTTTTGCTGGGAGATATGGTAGAATTCGGGGATACCCAACAGATTTTCTCGAATCCTAAGGATGAAAGAACAGAGAGATATGTAACCGGGAGGTTCGGATAA
- the phoU gene encoding phosphate signaling complex protein PhoU: MRNRFDKELVRLNDSMIEMGSLCEAAIDKALKALAENDNDLAKEAMDDDHNIDELERDIEQQCYVMLLSQQPVARDLRNVSAALKMITDMERIGDQATDIAEIAMTADLTQEFHNLELDTMAKVASKMVNSAVDAYVQKDIKTVHEVYKQDDIVDEFFDKIATHIIHRIEHKEIEGAKAVEVLMIDKYLERIGDHAVNIAEWVEFSITGEHPKN; this comes from the coding sequence ATGCGAAATCGATTTGACAAAGAGCTGGTTCGTTTAAACGACAGCATGATTGAAATGGGCAGTCTCTGCGAAGCCGCCATTGACAAAGCTTTAAAGGCTCTGGCCGAAAACGACAATGACCTGGCGAAGGAAGCCATGGACGACGATCACAACATCGACGAACTGGAACGGGATATTGAACAGCAGTGCTACGTCATGCTCCTGTCCCAGCAGCCGGTGGCCCGGGACCTGCGCAACGTGTCGGCGGCCTTAAAAATGATTACCGACATGGAACGGATCGGCGACCAGGCGACGGATATCGCGGAAATCGCGATGACCGCGGATTTAACTCAAGAATTCCACAATCTGGAACTTGACACCATGGCCAAAGTGGCCAGCAAAATGGTGAATTCTGCAGTTGACGCTTACGTCCAGAAGGACATCAAAACGGTTCATGAAGTGTATAAACAGGATGATATCGTCGACGAATTCTTCGACAAGATTGCGACCCACATCATTCACCGGATCGAACACAAGGAAATCGAAGGGGCAAAAGCCGTCGAAGTGCTCATGATCGACAAGTACCTGGAACGGATCGGCGACCATGCTGTCAACATTGCGGAATGGGTTGAGTTCTCCATTACCGGTGAACATCCGAAAAATTAA
- the pstC gene encoding phosphate ABC transporter permease subunit PstC produces the protein MQVVFAACACISILAIFLICIFLFANGLPGMAKIGFGKFLGGTVWRPANNLYGILPMIVASIEVTIGALIIGIVIGVLTAIFLAFFCPKKLYAVLKPGINLLAGIPSVVYGFFGLMVVVPMIRNTAGGAGLSMLAACIILGIMILPTIITMSETALRAVPTSYYEGSLGLGATHERSIFRVVVPAAKSGIFAGIILGVGRAIGETMAVIMIAGNQAVMPHSLFAGVRTMTANIVLEMGYATDLHRQALIATAVVLFVFILIINICFSILKNKGDHH, from the coding sequence ATGCAGGTCGTGTTTGCGGCCTGCGCTTGCATTTCTATCCTTGCAATTTTCCTGATCTGTATTTTCTTATTCGCAAACGGTCTTCCGGGTATGGCGAAGATCGGCTTCGGAAAGTTCCTGGGCGGCACCGTCTGGCGCCCGGCCAATAACTTATACGGCATTCTGCCGATGATCGTCGCCAGTATCGAAGTGACCATCGGTGCCTTGATCATCGGGATTGTCATCGGCGTGCTCACCGCGATCTTCCTGGCTTTCTTCTGCCCGAAGAAACTTTACGCGGTGCTTAAGCCCGGCATCAATCTGCTGGCAGGGATTCCGTCTGTTGTCTACGGCTTCTTCGGTTTGATGGTTGTCGTCCCGATGATCCGCAACACCGCCGGCGGCGCTGGCTTGTCCATGCTCGCAGCCTGCATCATTCTTGGCATCATGATTCTGCCAACCATCATCACGATGAGCGAAACGGCGCTGCGCGCCGTCCCGACGAGCTATTATGAAGGGTCCCTGGGACTCGGCGCGACCCACGAACGCTCCATTTTCCGCGTCGTGGTGCCAGCCGCAAAATCCGGTATTTTCGCTGGAATCATCCTGGGCGTCGGCCGGGCCATCGGGGAAACCATGGCCGTCATCATGATCGCCGGCAACCAGGCCGTCATGCCTCACAGCCTCTTCGCAGGAGTCCGCACCATGACCGCCAACATCGTTTTGGAAATGGGATATGCAACAGACTTGCATCGTCAGGCCCTGATCGCGACAGCCGTCGTGCTGTTTGTCTTCATCCTGATCATCAATATTTGCTTCTCAATCCTTAAAAACAAAGGAGACCATCATTGA
- a CDS encoding winged helix-turn-helix domain-containing protein — MKIYCVEDDNSIRELVVYTLNHSGFEAQGFESAEPFWKAMDDDKEDGPDLLLLDIMLPGQDGLSILKELRASSQTADLPVIMLTAKGEEVDKVMGLDAGADDYVAKPFGMMELLARIKAVARRAGVNQHEGEQEQAQVNGPIAIYPKAHIVKVSGENVQLTLKEYDLLTVLMEHAGNVMTRDALLTDIWGYDFDGETRTVDVHVRTLRQKLGSARKMIETVRGVGYRMHKEENFQK; from the coding sequence ATGAAGATTTATTGTGTGGAAGACGACAACAGCATCCGAGAATTGGTAGTCTACACGCTCAATCATTCAGGATTTGAGGCTCAGGGCTTTGAAAGCGCTGAGCCTTTTTGGAAAGCGATGGATGATGACAAGGAAGACGGCCCGGATTTGCTCCTGCTGGATATCATGCTGCCCGGACAGGACGGGCTTTCGATCTTAAAAGAGCTGCGGGCTTCAAGCCAGACGGCAGATCTGCCGGTGATCATGCTGACCGCCAAGGGCGAAGAAGTCGACAAAGTCATGGGTCTCGACGCTGGCGCAGACGATTACGTCGCCAAGCCCTTCGGCATGATGGAACTTCTGGCGCGGATCAAGGCTGTGGCCCGGCGCGCCGGGGTGAACCAGCACGAAGGGGAACAGGAACAGGCGCAGGTCAACGGCCCCATCGCCATTTATCCCAAGGCTCACATCGTCAAAGTCAGCGGCGAAAACGTGCAGCTGACCCTGAAGGAGTACGACCTGCTGACGGTGCTCATGGAACACGCCGGCAACGTCATGACCCGGGATGCCCTTTTGACGGACATCTGGGGCTACGATTTTGACGGGGAAACCCGAACCGTGGACGTCCACGTGCGGACCCTGCGTCAGAAGCTCGGCAGCGCCCGGAAAATGATCGAAACCGTGCGGGGCGTCGGCTACCGCATGCATAAGGAAGAGAATTTTCAAAAATAA
- a CDS encoding DNA/RNA non-specific endonuclease yields MKSDSFTRWRRLFAGVILGAALALTGCSAGTVNKVKSKIKNPVTKKTTTVQAATATDLSQIPAYSGNPYVALNNNKPNFTDSDLTTSSYEHYSDLDSLGRCGVAMACVGKDTMPKAGEQRGSISSITPTGWHNARYDFVDGKMVYNRCHLIAHELTDENANAKNLITGTRTLNIDGMLPFENMVTDYIKETGNHVLYRVTPIFQGNELVARGVQMEGESVEDKGQGVLFNVYCYNVEPGVTIDYATGYTQADGTKGSASTSGSTASSNSTAASTASTASQDDTVQTYVINTNNHKFHKPDCSAVAHMADKNKQTVNAKRSDLISQGYTACGICKP; encoded by the coding sequence ATGAAATCAGATAGTTTTACACGGTGGCGCCGGCTGTTTGCCGGGGTGATCCTCGGCGCGGCCCTGGCGCTGACCGGCTGCAGCGCCGGAACGGTTAACAAGGTCAAAAGCAAAATCAAGAACCCGGTCACAAAGAAGACCACGACGGTTCAGGCCGCAACGGCGACGGATCTTTCCCAGATTCCCGCCTATTCGGGAAATCCCTACGTCGCCTTAAACAACAACAAGCCGAACTTCACGGATTCAGACCTGACGACCAGTTCCTACGAACACTACAGTGATCTGGACAGCCTCGGCCGCTGCGGGGTGGCCATGGCCTGCGTGGGCAAGGACACCATGCCCAAAGCCGGCGAACAGCGGGGGAGCATCAGCAGCATCACCCCGACGGGCTGGCACAACGCCCGGTACGACTTCGTGGACGGCAAGATGGTGTACAACCGCTGCCACCTCATCGCCCACGAGCTCACCGACGAAAACGCCAACGCCAAGAACCTTATCACCGGCACCCGGACCCTCAACATCGACGGGATGCTGCCCTTTGAAAATATGGTGACCGACTACATCAAAGAAACCGGCAACCACGTGCTCTACCGGGTGACGCCGATTTTCCAGGGCAATGAACTGGTGGCCCGGGGCGTCCAGATGGAAGGAGAATCCGTCGAAGATAAGGGTCAGGGCGTCCTGTTCAACGTCTACTGCTACAACGTGGAACCCGGGGTGACCATCGACTACGCCACCGGCTACACCCAGGCGGACGGTACCAAGGGCAGCGCCAGCACGTCAGGCAGCACGGCGTCGTCAAACAGCACGGCCGCCAGCACAGCCAGCACCGCAAGCCAGGACGATACGGTCCAGACTTACGTCATCAACACGAACAACCATAAATTCCACAAGCCGGACTGTTCGGCGGTTGCCCATATGGCCGACAAAAATAAACAGACGGTCAACGCCAAGCGTTCGGATCTCATCAGCCAGGGTTATACGGCCTGCGGCATCTGCAAGCCGTGA